A part of Notolabrus celidotus isolate fNotCel1 chromosome 21, fNotCel1.pri, whole genome shotgun sequence genomic DNA contains:
- the LOC117804905 gene encoding protein bicaudal D homolog 1-like isoform X6: MAAGGAGCGETVEQCRAEVERLTRELAEANREKVRAAECGLVVLEENQSLKQQYADLEAEQEALRQELEQLQEAFSQAYSTQRKVAADGETNEETLLQESASKEAYYMGRLLELQAELKHSRASASSSQADNEHLTGLLQELRESNEMLELQRSRMREEIREYKFRESRLLQDYTELEEENISLQKLVSTLKQNQVEYEGLKHEIKVLEEERDLLNGQLQDALRLKDISDGQLEEALESLKSEREQKNHLRRELVHHLSMCDVAYTGSAHLTFTSAPPSGNATPTTLMSPNAEEPGRCNGHLQGGTAAGTAAGSGSRSNGEYRGSGRKAEGATTSDLFSEMNLTEIQKLKQQLLTVEREKAVLMSSLHESQTQLQHTQGALTEQHEKSIRLSQRVVTLRRLHRRAQLHQEAHSSATFQLNAEALMEMDREEEGEDDGKTEEEKSETLNKSQMFSYQTPGLEILQCKYRVAVTEVVELKAELKALHDRLAQSAAEAAEEKPRKSGQLQRLERQVATLEKSCREGREKASSLEAELKAAKSGANESQGALTAAQDELVTLSEELAQLYHHVCLCNNETPNRVMLDYYRQGRGLRGLSASLKAMSSDNSKVLLTPRLARRLAAVASTTSTPAESRSPSESPSKEPLSREGGREEKEGGREGPTVPSEQSLLPCTPPTRSPSISASSSSSSSSSPALEPAGELRREPLNIYNLNAIIRDQVKHLQRAVDQSLQLSRQRAAARELAPLLDKDKETCLEEILKLKSLLSTKREQIATLRLVLKANKQTAEGALANLKSKYEAEKSMVTDTMMKLRNELKALKEDAATFSSLRAMFATSVDSQ, translated from the exons ATGGCCGCCGGAGGAGCAGGATGCGGGGAAACGGTGGAGCAGTGCCGGGCCGAGGTGGAGCGCCTGACCCGGGAGCTGGCGGAGGCCAACCGGGAGAAGGTCCGCGCGGCGGAGTGCGGGCTGGTGGTCCTGGAGGAGAACCAGAGCCTGAAGCAGCAGTACGCGGACCTGGAAGCCGAGCAGGAGGCGCTGAGGCAGGAGCtggagcagctgcaggag GCGTTCAGCCAGGCTTACTCCACCCAGCGTAAGGTGGCAGCAGACGGAGAGACCAATGAGGAGACGCTGCTGCAGGAGTCCGCCAGCAAGGAGGCATACTATATGGGTCGTCTGCTGGAGCTGCAGGCCGAGCTGAAGCACAGCCGAGCCAGTGCCTCCAGCTCACAGGCCGACAACGAACACCTGACCGGGCTGCTgcaggagctcagagag AGTAACGAGATGTTGGAGCTGCAGCGGAGTCGGATGCGGGAGGAGATCCGGGAGTACAAGTTCAGAGAGTCCCGGCTCCTCCAGGACTACacggagctggaggaggagaacatctctctgcagaaactggtctccacgctcaaacagaaccag GTGGAGTACGAAGGCCTGAAACATGAGATCAAGgtcctggaggaggagagggatctCCTGAACGGCCAGCTGCAGGACGCTCTGCGGCTGAAGGACATCTCCGACGGTCAGCTGGAGGAGGCGCTGGAGTCTCTGAAGAGCGAGCGTGAGCAGAAGAATCACCTGCGCAGGGAGCTGGTCCACCACCTCAGCATGTGTGACGTGGCCTACACTGGCAGTGCACACCTGACCTTCACCTCCGCCCCGCCCAGTGGAAACGCCACCCCGACCACTCTGATGTCCCCCAACGCAGAGGAGCCCGGCAG GTGTAATGGACACCTGCAGGGCGGTACTGCAGCAGGGACAGCAGCCGGGTCGGGGTCCAGGTCTAACGGGGAGTACCGGGGATCGGGTCGTAAAGCTGAGGGGGCGACGACCTCCGACCTCTTCAGTGAGATGAACCTGACAGAGATCCAGAAGCTCAAGCAGCAGCTCCTGACG GTTGAACGAGAGAAAGCAGTCCTGATGTCCAGCCTGCATGAGTCTCAGACTCAGCTCCAGCACACCCAGGGGGCCCTGACGGAACAGCACGAGAAGTCCATCCGCCTCAGCCAGAGAGTCGTCACCCTCCGACGCCTGCATCGTAGGGCCCAGCTTCACCAGGAGGCCCACAGCAGTGCCACCTTCCAGCTCAATGCTGAGGCCCTGATGGAGATGGACCGGGAGGAGGAGGGCGAGGACGATgggaaaacagaagaggagaagagtgaGACTCTAAACAAAAGTCAGATGTTTTCATATCAGACGCCTGGTCTGGAGATCCTACAGTGCAAGTACCGTGTGGCTGTGACGGAGGTGGTGGAGCTCAAAGCGGAGCTAAAGGCCCTCCATGACAGACTGGCTCAGAGCGCAGcggaagcagcagaggagaagccaaGGAAGAGCGGGCAGCTGCAGCGGCTGGAGAGGCAGGTGGCCACGCTGGAGAAGAGCTGCAGGGAGGGACGGGAGAAG GCTTCCTCTCTGGAGGCAGAGTTAAAGGCAGCTAAGTCAGGAGCCAATGAGAGCCAGGGGGCGTTGACCGCAGCTCAGGACGAGTTGGTGACGCTGAGCGAGGAGCTGGCCCAGCTGTACCACCACGTCTGCCTGTGCAACAACGAAACGCCCAACCGCGTCATGCTGGACTACTACAG ACAAGGCCGGGGTCTCCGGGGCCTCAGTGCCAGTCTTAAAGCCATGTCTTCAGACAACAGCAAAGTTCTCCTCACACCTCGCCTCGCCAGGCGGCTGGCCGCTGTCGCTTCAACAACCTCAACTCCCGCAGAGTCCCGGAGTCCCTCGGAGTCTCCGTCCAAGGAGCCCTTATCGAGGGAGGGGGGccgagaggagaaggaggggggcAGGGAGGGCCCCACGGTGCCATCGGAGCAGAGTTTGCTGCCCTGCACGCCTCCCACCCGCTCACCCAGCATCAGtgcctcttcatcatcatcctcatcatcttcGCCTGCCCTGGAGCCAGCTGGTGAGCTGCGCAGGGAGCCCTTGAACATCTACAACCTCAACGCCATCATCAGAGACCAG GTGAAACACCTCCAGCGAGCTGTGGACcagtctctgcagctgtctAGGCAGAGAGCCGCAGCCCGAGAACTGGCCCCTCTCCTGGACAAGGACAAGGAGACCTGCTTGGAGGAGATCCTGAAGCTCAAGTCTCTGCTGAGCACCAAGAGGGAGCAGATCGCCACGCTGAGGCTGGTGCTGAAGGCCAACAAACAG acagcagagggcgctctggCCAACCTGAAGAGTAAGTACGAGGCAGAGAAGTCCATGGTGACCGACACCATGATGAAGCTGAGGAACGAGCTGAAGGCCCTGAAGGAGGACGCCGccaccttctcctctctgcGCGCCATGTTCGCCACCAG tgttgacagtcagtga
- the LOC117804905 gene encoding protein bicaudal D homolog 1-like isoform X4: MAAGGAGCGETVEQCRAEVERLTRELAEANREKVRAAECGLVVLEENQSLKQQYADLEAEQEALRQELEQLQEAFSQAYSTQRKVAADGETNEETLLQESASKEAYYMGRLLELQAELKHSRASASSSQADNEHLTGLLQELRESNEMLELQRSRMREEIREYKFRESRLLQDYTELEEENISLQKLVSTLKQNQVEYEGLKHEIKVLEEERDLLNGQLQDALRLKDISDGQLEEALESLKSEREQKNHLRRELVHHLSMCDVAYTGSAHLTFTSAPPSGNATPTTLMSPNAEEPGRCNGHLQGGTAAGTAAGSGSRSNGEYRGSGRKAEGATTSDLFSEMNLTEIQKLKQQLLTVEREKAVLMSSLHESQTQLQHTQGALTEQHEKSIRLSQRVVTLRRLHRRAQLHQEAHSSATFQLNAEALMEMDREEEGEDDGKTEEEKSETLNKSQMFSYQTPGLEILQCKYRVAVTEVVELKAELKALHDRLAQSAAEAAEEKPRKSGQLQRLERQVATLEKSCREGREKASSLEAELKAAKSGANESQGALTAAQDELVTLSEELAQLYHHVCLCNNETPNRVMLDYYRQGRGLRGLSASLKAMSSDNSKVLLTPRLARRLAAVASTTSTPAESRSPSESPSKEPLSREGGREEKEGGREGPTVPSEQSLLPCTPPTRSPSISASSSSSSSSSPALEPAGELRREPLNIYNLNAIIRDQVKHLQRAVDQSLQLSRQRAAARELAPLLDKDKETCLEEILKLKSLLSTKREQIATLRLVLKANKQTAEGALANLKSKYEAEKSMVTDTMMKLRNELKALKEDAATFSSLRAMFATRCDEYVIQLDEMQRQLAAAEDEKKTLNSLLRMAIQQKLALTQRLEDLAFDQEQTHRTRGSRLTRRKTSTPKVKTSTFR, encoded by the exons ATGGCCGCCGGAGGAGCAGGATGCGGGGAAACGGTGGAGCAGTGCCGGGCCGAGGTGGAGCGCCTGACCCGGGAGCTGGCGGAGGCCAACCGGGAGAAGGTCCGCGCGGCGGAGTGCGGGCTGGTGGTCCTGGAGGAGAACCAGAGCCTGAAGCAGCAGTACGCGGACCTGGAAGCCGAGCAGGAGGCGCTGAGGCAGGAGCtggagcagctgcaggag GCGTTCAGCCAGGCTTACTCCACCCAGCGTAAGGTGGCAGCAGACGGAGAGACCAATGAGGAGACGCTGCTGCAGGAGTCCGCCAGCAAGGAGGCATACTATATGGGTCGTCTGCTGGAGCTGCAGGCCGAGCTGAAGCACAGCCGAGCCAGTGCCTCCAGCTCACAGGCCGACAACGAACACCTGACCGGGCTGCTgcaggagctcagagag AGTAACGAGATGTTGGAGCTGCAGCGGAGTCGGATGCGGGAGGAGATCCGGGAGTACAAGTTCAGAGAGTCCCGGCTCCTCCAGGACTACacggagctggaggaggagaacatctctctgcagaaactggtctccacgctcaaacagaaccag GTGGAGTACGAAGGCCTGAAACATGAGATCAAGgtcctggaggaggagagggatctCCTGAACGGCCAGCTGCAGGACGCTCTGCGGCTGAAGGACATCTCCGACGGTCAGCTGGAGGAGGCGCTGGAGTCTCTGAAGAGCGAGCGTGAGCAGAAGAATCACCTGCGCAGGGAGCTGGTCCACCACCTCAGCATGTGTGACGTGGCCTACACTGGCAGTGCACACCTGACCTTCACCTCCGCCCCGCCCAGTGGAAACGCCACCCCGACCACTCTGATGTCCCCCAACGCAGAGGAGCCCGGCAG GTGTAATGGACACCTGCAGGGCGGTACTGCAGCAGGGACAGCAGCCGGGTCGGGGTCCAGGTCTAACGGGGAGTACCGGGGATCGGGTCGTAAAGCTGAGGGGGCGACGACCTCCGACCTCTTCAGTGAGATGAACCTGACAGAGATCCAGAAGCTCAAGCAGCAGCTCCTGACG GTTGAACGAGAGAAAGCAGTCCTGATGTCCAGCCTGCATGAGTCTCAGACTCAGCTCCAGCACACCCAGGGGGCCCTGACGGAACAGCACGAGAAGTCCATCCGCCTCAGCCAGAGAGTCGTCACCCTCCGACGCCTGCATCGTAGGGCCCAGCTTCACCAGGAGGCCCACAGCAGTGCCACCTTCCAGCTCAATGCTGAGGCCCTGATGGAGATGGACCGGGAGGAGGAGGGCGAGGACGATgggaaaacagaagaggagaagagtgaGACTCTAAACAAAAGTCAGATGTTTTCATATCAGACGCCTGGTCTGGAGATCCTACAGTGCAAGTACCGTGTGGCTGTGACGGAGGTGGTGGAGCTCAAAGCGGAGCTAAAGGCCCTCCATGACAGACTGGCTCAGAGCGCAGcggaagcagcagaggagaagccaaGGAAGAGCGGGCAGCTGCAGCGGCTGGAGAGGCAGGTGGCCACGCTGGAGAAGAGCTGCAGGGAGGGACGGGAGAAG GCTTCCTCTCTGGAGGCAGAGTTAAAGGCAGCTAAGTCAGGAGCCAATGAGAGCCAGGGGGCGTTGACCGCAGCTCAGGACGAGTTGGTGACGCTGAGCGAGGAGCTGGCCCAGCTGTACCACCACGTCTGCCTGTGCAACAACGAAACGCCCAACCGCGTCATGCTGGACTACTACAG ACAAGGCCGGGGTCTCCGGGGCCTCAGTGCCAGTCTTAAAGCCATGTCTTCAGACAACAGCAAAGTTCTCCTCACACCTCGCCTCGCCAGGCGGCTGGCCGCTGTCGCTTCAACAACCTCAACTCCCGCAGAGTCCCGGAGTCCCTCGGAGTCTCCGTCCAAGGAGCCCTTATCGAGGGAGGGGGGccgagaggagaaggaggggggcAGGGAGGGCCCCACGGTGCCATCGGAGCAGAGTTTGCTGCCCTGCACGCCTCCCACCCGCTCACCCAGCATCAGtgcctcttcatcatcatcctcatcatcttcGCCTGCCCTGGAGCCAGCTGGTGAGCTGCGCAGGGAGCCCTTGAACATCTACAACCTCAACGCCATCATCAGAGACCAG GTGAAACACCTCCAGCGAGCTGTGGACcagtctctgcagctgtctAGGCAGAGAGCCGCAGCCCGAGAACTGGCCCCTCTCCTGGACAAGGACAAGGAGACCTGCTTGGAGGAGATCCTGAAGCTCAAGTCTCTGCTGAGCACCAAGAGGGAGCAGATCGCCACGCTGAGGCTGGTGCTGAAGGCCAACAAACAG acagcagagggcgctctggCCAACCTGAAGAGTAAGTACGAGGCAGAGAAGTCCATGGTGACCGACACCATGATGAAGCTGAGGAACGAGCTGAAGGCCCTGAAGGAGGACGCCGccaccttctcctctctgcGCGCCATGTTCGCCACCAG GTGCGACGAGTACGTGATCCAGCTGGATGAGATGCAGAGGCAGCTGGCTGCAGCCGAGGATGAGAAGAAAACTCTGAACTCCCTCCTGCGCATGGCCATCCAGCAGAAACTGGCCCTCACGCAGCGCCTGGAGGATCTGGCCTTTGATCAGGAGCAGACCCACCGCACCCGAGGCAGCAGGCTGACCCGAAGGAAGACCAGCACCCCCAAA GTAAAGACTTCTACCTTTAGGTAG